AACACCACGCCGGGCAACAAGAAGGGCGGGTTGTCGAACATTGTCGAGAAGTCCTTGGGCTCGATCGTCAAATCCGGCAGCAGCGCGATCAGCGGCGTGCTGGGTCCGGGGGAACGCTTCAAGCAGAAGGGTTTGATTTTCTGTGCGACGCCGGCCAGCGATTTTGTCTGCGGCACGTTGCAACTGGCGGCGGGGATGAACCTGCATGTGTTTACCACCGGGCGTGGCACGCCTTATGGTCTGGCCATGGCGCCGGTGGTGAAGGTGTCGACCCGGACCGAACTGGCGCAACGCTGGCCGGACCTGATCGACATCGATGCCGGGCGCATCGCTACCGGTCGCGCAAGCATCGAGGAGTTGGGCTGGGAGTTGTTCCACTACTATCTGGATGTGGCGAGCGGCAAGCAGCAGACGTGGGCCGAGAAGCACAAGCTGCATAACGACATTACGTTGTTCAATCCGGCGCCTATTACGTGATGGTTGCTCGTTCCCACGCGCTGCGTGGGAACGATCGGGGTGAAAGTGGCTTATCATTAGCCCCCTAACGACGCTCACCTTCAAGGCTCCCCGGCATGCTGGCAATCTTCCTCGAAACCCTGAACATCACCGCGCCGGTGTTTGCCATGCTGTTTCTGGGTGTGCTGCTCAAACGCATCGAATGGATCAACGACAACTTCATCCACACGGCGTCGTCGCTGGTGTTCAACGTCAGCATGCCGGCACTGCTGTTTCTCGGCATCCTGCATGCCGACCTGCATGCCGCGCTGCAACCGGCGCTGCTGATCTACTTCGCCGTCGCCACCCTGGCCAGTTTTGCCTTGGCCTGGGGCTGGGCGATTCTCCGCTGCCCGCGCGAGGATCGCGGCATCTACACGCAAGGTGCGTTTCGCGGCAACAACGGGGTGATCGGTCTGGCGCTGGCGGCGAGCATGTACGGTGACTACGGGATTTCCCTCGGAGCGATTCTCGCGGCGCTGGTGATCCTGTTCTACAACACCCTGTCGACCATTGTGCTGGCGGTGTACAGCCCGGTGATCAAGTCCGATCCATGGAGCATCTGCAAAAGCGTGTTCAGCAATCCGCTGATCATCAGCGTCATCGCTGCGGCGCCGTTTGCCTGGTTCAAGATCGGTCTGCCGGGCTGGCTGGAAACGTCCGGCCAGTACCTGGCGCAAACCACGCTGCCACTGGCGTTGATCTGCATCGGCGGCACGCTGTCGCTGGCGGCGCTGCGCAAGAGCGGGAGCATGGCGCTCAGTTCCAGTCTGGTGAAGATGATCGGCCTGCCGGTGCTCGCGACACTGGGTGCCTGGCTATGGG
This genomic window from Pseudomonas kribbensis contains:
- a CDS encoding AEC family transporter, which encodes MLAIFLETLNITAPVFAMLFLGVLLKRIEWINDNFIHTASSLVFNVSMPALLFLGILHADLHAALQPALLIYFAVATLASFALAWGWAILRCPREDRGIYTQGAFRGNNGVIGLALAASMYGDYGISLGAILAALVILFYNTLSTIVLAVYSPVIKSDPWSICKSVFSNPLIISVIAAAPFAWFKIGLPGWLETSGQYLAQTTLPLALICIGGTLSLAALRKSGSMALSSSLVKMIGLPVLATLGAWLWGFRGAELGILFLYFGSPTAAASFVMARAAQGNHELAAAIIVLTTLMAAVTTNVGIFLLQWGGWI